The window GCTGTCCAAGCCGCGCCCGAGTCCTTTGGGTTTTGCTGCCATCGCTGCTCTTTCTGTTCGGGTTGTTGTTGCGCCCCAGCATAATAATATTGAATTGCTTTTGTGGCAACGGATATGCCTTATGTGGGGACGGTGTCGGGTTCGTTGTTTTGTGTGGCAGACGTTTGCCCTGCGTCTTCGGCGGCGCGGATTTCGCGGTGTAGGGCATCGTAATAGGGCGGCAACACTTCGGCAATCATGGTCAGTTGCTGCCACAGCACTTGGCTTTGCCAATCGTCTTGCTGTTCGTTTTCAGACAAGGCTTCACGCAAATCCGCCAAACCGTTTTGAATATGGCGTTGCGCTTCGCCAAACTGTTCCGCATCCCATGTGCCGATGTGGCTCATGGCATCTACCAATTGTTCTGCCACGGGGAAAAAACGCTGTAAAAAGGTTTCTTCGGCTTCGCACAGGCTGCCGTGCATTTTGTTGCGGTACGCGCCCAAGGCGGAAATATAGCTAATCAGCGAGTAATTGATTTTTAACAACAAAAACGCATCTTGCAAACGGCTGCCGTATTTTTTCGGTTCGCCCGACATATCCGACAAAGTGGTGGACAAGGCAGCGGCGCGGTCGTGGCTGAGCCGCCGCGCATGGCGGTAGGTAATATCATCGCGCAAACCGTATTGCTGCAATTCGTTCAAAATGGCTTTTAAATAGCCTGCATTGGCTTGTACCGCTTGCGCCCCTGTTTTTTCTAAAGACAAAAATTTCCAGTCGGGCCAAATCCAATATACTGCCGCGCCCGCAATCAACGCGCCTACTACCGTGTCGGCAATACGCGGCAGCAAAAACACCGTCACATCATAACCCATTACCGAAAAACCAATAATTGCCTGAATGGTAATAAAAAAAGTAGAAAAACTGTGTTTATTGGTACGAAAGTAAAAAAACAGCATGGTGGTGATAATTACCACTGCCAGCTTGATTTCCATGGTGGGATTGAGCAGCGGCAGGAGCGAACCCACAGCCACGCCCGCCACTGTGCCGATAATCCGCTGTACCAGCCGTTTTTTGGTGGCAGAATAGTTGGGCTGACACACAAAAATCCCCGTCAGCAAAATCCAAAAGCCCAAGTTTAAATGGTCTTCCACATTTTCGGGCAACAAATAGGCGTTAATGGTAGGGGCAAACTGCAATAAGGCACAGGCAGCCAATACCGTTACCGCCATACGTACAGCGTGGCGGAACACGGGCGACTGCGGGGTAATCTGTCCTTTAAGCATGCGCCACGCGCCCTTGATGCCGCCGCTTTCGGGTGAACTGAGACGGATGCGGTCGCCTTCGCCCAAAGTTTCGTTATCAGTGCGCCCCAAATGCGAAAACTGCAAACTAACGTGAATAATATTGTCCAACAAACGCTGGACGCGATAGGGCGCAATGTGGCGACTGTCGGCGTGTTCAGCATAGTGTTTGAGCGACTGTTCCGCGCCTTTGGTGGCGCGTTCCAGCTTGGCGGCGTAGCTGTAAGTGCTGTCATCACGCAGGGCAGCAGCAAACTCGCCACAAGCCTGTGCCTGCAAACGCAGCAGCCGTTGAATGCGGTAAATCAAATCGCTGTGGCGCATCTGTTCGGCAAATGCCTGATAATGCACATGGCTGGAACTGATGCGCTCGTGAATATCCTGCGCGACAAAATAATAACGCAGCATACGCGTGGTGCGCGGGTGGCGGTGTTGTCCGCGCATACGGTAAAACAGCGAATGACGGCACAGGTTAAACGCATTGATGACTTGGCTGTTGCCCATTGCCAGCTTGATTTGCTGCGGTTCAAGGTGTTCCGCTTCGTCTGGGTCAAAAAAATCTGCCTTGGCAGCCAAATAGCCCGATAAGGCTTCGTAAGCGGCGGCGGTGTTTTCCTGCACGGGACGGTGCGGAAACAAAATATGCGTCAGCACGGTTGCGCCGCTGTACAGCAACGCCCCACCCGTAATCAGCGCGGGATTCACATACCATCGTTCATCAATATGGGCTTGAGAAATCAATGCCGTATAAATCGCCACTGCCAAAGTACCAAAAGCAATGGTTCGGTAACGCAATCCAGCCACGCCGATTAGGGTAAAGAAAAACGCCAATGCCGTCAGCGTTGCCGCAAGCCACACGGGATTGTGCAAAGTTTGCTGCACCGATACCGAAGCCACGGCAAATGCCGACAGCGTAAACAAAATATTTTTGACTTTGCCGCCCAAGCCATTGTCCAAATCCACCAATCCACCCGAAATAATCCCCAAAATCAAGGGCGAAAACCAATGGGTAAAGCGCGGGTCAAGATAAATAAACGCCGACACCGTTCCCGTACTCAGCAGCACGGGCAGGGTAGCGATAACTTTGGAACTGACGGCGGGGGTACGCATGGCAAGGGCGTTTTGTAGCAAAAAACCTTTATTATATCGCAGTTTGGCATAAAAAAGCGAATGGATAAAAGCGATGATGGCTTGTCTGCTGGTGTGGTAGCAGTTTTTAATAAATAAATTTATTTTAAAATCAGTAATATGGTTTTATTTTTAATATTGGTAATAATTATCATTTGCTATTTTTTCAGGAAACGGGTATTATTCTCAATACCAGCTACACACGCACTGAATTGTCTGTCCGACAACCACCGTTTGTAGTGATTTTGGTAGTGGTTTGTGTTCCTTTTGTGCCCCTTGTTCCCCCAACAAGGGGTATTTTTTTGCTTTATAATGACTGTTTTTGATAAGGAACCATGCCATGAGCATCTTGGTGGATTTGGAAGGGCAGGAATACATTGCCCTGTGTGATTTATTAAAACTGGCTGGTGTGGTTAACAGCGGCGGACACGCCAAAACCGTGATTGCTGCGGGCGAAGTGTGGCGCAATGGCGCAGTAGAAACCCGCAAAACCGCCAAAATCCGCGCAGGCGAAACGGTGGAATATGCGGGCGAATGTATTGAAGTGGCATCAGGTGCTGATGGTGCGTCCTGATGCCTGTGCGGATTAGGCTTTAAATGTCAGCAGTAAATCGCGGAAAACATTGGGGTCTTTGATAAAGGTCATTTCGCCTTCAGCGGGGAAATGGTAATCCAGCAGCCGCGATACCCAAAAGCGCAAACAACCTGCACGGTGGGCGGTGGGCAGGTAATCGCGCTCGGCGGTGGTCAGCGGGCGCACCGATTCATAGCCTTGTAAAAAGGCTTGATAAAGTTCTGTATCAAGGGTGTTGTCGGCACAACGCGCCCAATCGTTTAGGGCAATCGCCAAATCATAGACCAAACTGCCGTTGCAGGCGTAATAAAAATCAATCAATCCGGCAACTTGGTCGCCATCTAATAACACATTGTCTTTAAATAAATCGGCGTGAATAATGCCTTGTGGTAAGTGATGGTCGGGGTGCTGGGCGAGAAAGGCGGTTTCTTCGGCAAGCAGGGCAGCATCTTCAGCATCTAACAGGGGCAGCAATTGGGTGGCGGCGGCGTTCCACCATGCGGCATGGCGGGGATTGGGCATTTGTTCGGGAAAATCTGCGCCCGCCAAGTGCATTTTTGCCAGCATCGCGCCTGTGTGAAAACATTGCGCGGCGGTGGGAAAAGAGGTGTCGCGCCCGTTTAAGCGGCTGACAATACAGGCAGGTTTACCCGCCACTTCGGTGTCCAATCTGCCATTTTTTTGTGCCACAGGCGCGGGACAGGCAACGCCTTTTTGACTTAAATGCTGTTTTAAATGTAAAAAAAACGGCAGTTCGGCTTGGGTAAGCACTTCAAAGAGGGTCAGCACATAGCTGCCTTGGTCGGTATGCAAAAAATAATTGCTGTTGGTAATGCCTTGGGCAATGCCTTGCAGCGACTGAAAACGCCCGATGGCATAGTGTTCGAGCAACTGCTGCATTTGGGCGTCGTCCACGCGGGTATAAACAGACATGGGCGGGTATCCGTGAGGGTCGGTAAAGGGGCAACTATACCAAAACGCCCGTTTTTTTGACAGCCGCCGTGTTTTTCAGACTTGAGTTTCTGCACGAAATTTGCTATAAACCCGCTGCGGCAGATTGCCTGTCGCACCGTTCAAATCATTGGGATTTGGCGGTTTTTTTATTTTTTAAAAAGGTTTAGCTATGTTGTATTTAGTAATGAGCATTATCGCCAGCGTGTCGGTGTCGGTGTTGCTGAAAAGCGCACGGCAGCGCGGTTGGCATGTAGAACAAATGGTGGCGTTTAACTACATTGTAACCACGCTGATGACGCTGCTGCTGTTGCGCCCCGATGCCGCCGCTTTAACAGGTGCGCTGCCGCATTTGTGGCTGTTTGTGCTGTTGGGTGTGCTGCTGCCGAGTGTGTTTGTGATTATGGGTAAAGCGGTGGCGCATGCGGGCATTGTCAAATCCGATGCGGCACAACGTTTGTCGTTGTTTTTGCCGATTGTGGCGGCGTTTGTGCTGTTTGGCGAAGTATTAAAAGCCAATACCTTGGCAGGTGTGGTGTTGGCATTTGCTGCTTTGCTGTGTTTATTGTATAAAAAACAAGAAGGTGCATCTGCTGTGCCTGCTGCCGATGTGTCGCCGCGCCAAACTGCGCTGCTGCTGTTTGGCGTGTGGGCAGGTTATGGCGTAATTGATATTTTATTCAAACAATTATCCAAATTAAAAACCGCTTTGCCTGCCAGTTTGCTGCTGGCGTTTGTATTGGCGGGAATGCTGATGTTTGCCTATTTGTTTTTCCGCAAAACGGCGTGGCATAAAGCCAGTATGCTGGCGGGTTTGCTGCTGGGGGTGCTGAATTTTGCCAATATCCTGTTTTATATCAAGGCACATCAGGTATTTAAAGACAATCCCACGCTGGTGTTTGCAGGCATGAATATGGGCGTGATTGTCTTGGGAACGCTGGCGGGGGCGCTGCTTTATCGCGAACGCATCAGTAAAATTAATGCGTTAGGCATTGTGTTGGCATTGCTGGCGATGGTGTGCTTGTACTTTTGGACGGCATTATTTGGCGGATAAAGCAATGACATAAAAAAGCAAGGGCGCGAAAAATCACTTTCGCGCCCTTTATTGCGGGTGTTTGTACTATCAGATATTTTCTGCTTCTTCCGCTAAAAATCCGCGCAGTTTCTGCATGGCTTTGGCTTCAATTTGGCGGATACGCTCGGCGGAAACACCGTATTCTGCCGCCAATTCATGCAAGGTTAATCCACCGTCGTCTTGCAGCCAACGGCTTTCCACAATGCGGCGGCTGCGCTCGTCCAATTGCGCCAAAGCTTTTTGCAAACCTTCGGTTTGCAGCGCATAGTGCGCTTGCTTGGCAAGCTGATGGTCGGGCTGGCTGTCTTGGTCTGCCAACCAATCAATCGGCGCAAAACCGCCGTCTTCGTCATTGTCGCTGTTGTCTGCCAGCAAACCGATATCGCGCCCCGTCATGCGCTGTTCCATTTCCAGCACTTCCGACAGCTTCACGCCCAAATCATCGGCAATTTCCTGTGCTTCTTTGGGCGAGAGCGCGTTCAGGCTTTTACGCATGCTGCGCAGGTTAAAAAACAGCTTGCGTTGCGGTTTGGTGGTAGCGACACGCACCAAACGCCAGTTGCGTAAAATAAATTCGTGGATTTCGGCTTTAATCCAATGCACGGCAAAAGAAAACAAACGCGCCCCACGTGCGGGTTCAAAGCGTTTCACCGCTTTCATCAGCCCGATATTGCCTTCCTGAATCAAATCCGCTTGGTTCAAACCATAGCCATCATACCCGCGGGCAATAGACACCACCACGCGCAGATGCGACAAAATCAATTGTTTGGCAGCTTCCAAATCGCCTTTCATCTGCCGTTCTGCCAAAGAAGTTTCTTCTTCGGCGGTAAGCATGGGGATATTATTAACAGTGTGGATGTATTGGTCGAGACTGCCGTGTCCGCTGGGAACGGGCAGGGTGAATGCATTTGCCATCTGTATTGTCCTTTTCCTCTGGTGTTGTTTTTCTTGTGTTAGGTATTCAAAGAACAAATTATAGCACTTTTTTGATAAAAAGTCTTGCCTGACGGGTAAAGTTGTGTTAGCGGTAGAAAAAAACAAACACACGCAATGGGTGCGTGTGTTTGGTTGATGGGAACGGGCTTAATTGGGATGGCGCAATTCGCGGCGCAGGATTTTACCCACATTGGATTTGGGCAGTTCGTCGCGGAACTCAATATCGCGCGGTACTTTGTATGCAGTCAGCTGGGTGCGACAGTATTCAATCAGTTCATCGCGGGTCAGCGTTTCGTCTTTTTTTACCACAAACAGCTTGAGTGCTTCGCCCGTTTTGTCACTGGCAACACCGATGCAGGCGGTTTCCTGTACTTTCGGGTGAGAAGCCACCACGTCTTCAATTTCGTTGGGATAGACATTAAAACCCGATACCACAATCAAATCTTTTTTGCGGTCCACGATTTTGACCCAACCTTGTTCGTTCATGGTTACAATATCGCCCGTTTCCAACCAGCCGTCTTTTAAGACCTTGGCGGTTTCTTCGGGGCGTTGCCAATAGCCCTGCATCACTTGTGGACCGCGTACCCACAATTCGCCCGCTTCGCCGATGGCAACGGGATTGCCGTTACCGTCGCGCACTTCCACGTCGGTATTGGGAATGGGTAAACCAATACAGCCTGTATAGGCTTCAATATTCAGCGGATTCACGCATACGCCGGGGCTGGCTTCGGTGAGCCCATAGGCTTCCACAATAGGTGTACCTGTGGCAGCAAACCATTTTTCCGCCACTGCCTGCTGGGTTGCCATGCCGCCACCCAAAGTCAATTTCCAAGTGCTGAAATCCACACTGTGAAAATCTTTCTGATTCAACAGCGCATTAAACAGCGTATTCAAACCCACAAACACGGTGGTCGGATGTTTTTTCAATTCGGCGATAAAGGCAGGCAAATCGCGCGGATTGGTAATCAGGATATTCGTTCCCCCCGCTTGGAAAAAAATCATCAGGTTTACTGTGAGCGACAGAATATGATACAGGGGCAGGGCAGTAATCACCGTTTCTTCGCCCTCGCGCAAACGGTTTTTAATCCATTCTGCCGCTTGCAGCATATTGGCGCAGATATTGCCGTGAGTCAGCATCGCACCTTTGGCAACGCCTGTGGTTCCGCCCGTGTATTGCAAAAACGCCAAATCGTCTAAAGTGGGTTCAACCGCTTGCAAAGTATGCGCCGCGCCTTGTGCCAATGCCTGTTTAAACGTTACCGCATGGGGAATTTGGTAATCGGGTACCATTTTTTTCACTTTGCGGATAACTAAATTCATCAGCAAACCTTTTAAGCCAAACATCTCGCCAATGCTGGCAATAATCACATGTTTGACCTGCGTGCGCGGCAGCACCAGTTCCAAAGTATTGGCAAAATTTTCCAGCACAATAATGGCTTCTGCGCCGCTGTCGTTAAGCTGGTGTTCCAATTCGCGCGGGGTGTAAAGTGGATTGGTATTGACCACCACCATGCCCGCCTGCAAAATGCCAAATACTGCCAAAGGATATTGCAACACATTGGGCATCATTACCGCTACCCGCGCCCCGCGTTCCAGCTTGAGCACCTGTTGCAGATACGCCGCAAAATCCGCCGACAAACGCGCCGTTTCGCGGTAACTTAAAGTTTTACCCATATTGTAAAACGCGGTTTTATCGCCGTATTTGTCGCAGCTTTGGCGGAAAATATCCACGATGGAAGTGAAGCGGCGCACATCAATTTCGGCGCGGATATTGTCTTCATAGCTGTTTAACCAGATTTTTTCCATAATGAAGCGGGTTCGTTATCGTGTTTTAAACGCCATCATTATAACCCAGTTGCTTATTTTTCCCCGCAACAAAGGCAGATTGGCTTGTGCAAAATCCCGTTAAAATGGGCGTGGGAAAGCAGCTTGCTAAAAAAGCGGATATATGTTAAAAGAAAATGGCTGTGTTTATTTGTTTTGTCTTGGTTAAACAAGGATTGGATAATGAAAATTTTTTATTTTCGTCAATTGTGCTTGACGGCAACGGTAGCAGGTACATTGGGATTGGTACCTGTGGCAGCGGCGTGTGATGATTTTTGCCTGAAATCTCCTGAACCTAATAAACTATATTTAGAAGATTTTTGTCTGGGACCTTCTGGTTCTTGTGATGAGAAACTGGAGATAAACGGGTATGGTGATGTTGATTGTTTGCGTGAGGGCTGGGAGGCGGTGAAAAACGGACGGGCGAAAGTAAAATTAAATGGCGAGAAGTTTGATATTAACAAACAAGGTCGCCAAATTGCCGATACGCTCCAATAAACCTTAAATCCTGACACACACCCGCTGTTACCGCAGCGGGTTTTTCTTGTTTTTTCCGCCGCCGAAACTGCTAAAATAGCGTTTTGGTTTTTGTAAACGAAACGAGGTTTCCGATTATGATGGTTTTCCACCCTGATGTGATGGGCGTGAGCGCACTTGCCGAAAAAATCCGCAAAATCCCCAATTGGCCCAAAGAAGGGATTTTGTTTCACGATATTACCCCCGTGCTGCAAAGCCCCGAATATTTCCGCTTGCTGGTGGATTTGTTTACTTACCGCTATATGGGTCAAAAAATTGATGTGGTGGCGGGTTTGGATGCGCGTGGCTTTATTATCGGCGCGGCGCTGGCGTATCAGTTGAACGTGGGTTTTGTGCCGATTCGCAAAAAAGGTAAGCTGCCTTACGACACCATTTCGCAAACCTATTCATTGGAATATGGCGAAGCCACGGTGGAAATCCATAAAGATGCGATTAAAACAGGCGCACGGGTGCTGTTGGTAGATGATTTGGTGGCAACGGGCGGAACGATGATGGCAGGGGTGGAGCTGATTCGCCGTTTGGGTGGCGATGTGGCGGAAGCTTGCGCGATTTTGGAATTTGCTGATTTGCCAGGGGCTGCCAATATCCGTGCGGCGGGCGTGCCTTTGTTTACCTTGCTGCAAAACGACGGTTCGCTGTAATCGGTTTGGCTGATATCGGGCATCGGAATAAACGATTTTACACGTTTCCTGATTTGGATTACATTTTCTTACATAAGAAAAATACACCCAAACTACGGAGACAACCATGACCCGTTATTCTGCTGGTGCGGCATTCCGCCGTGCTGTTGAAACCAATCATCCCCTAGCCGTGGGCGGTTGCGTAAACGCCTATTTTGCGCGTTTGGCGACCCAAAGCGGCTTTCAAGCGATTTATCTTTCAGGCGGCGGCGTGGCTGCCTGTTCGTGCGGGATTCCCGATTTGGGCATTACCGCGATGGAAGACGTGCTGATTGATGCGCGCCGCATTACCGACAATGTCGATACCCCTTTGCTGGTGGATATTGATGTGGGTTGGGGCGGCGCGTTTAATATTGCCCGCACTATCCGCGCTTTTGAAAAAGCAGGCGTGGCGGCGGTGCATATCGAAGACCAAGTGGCACAAAAACGCTGCGGACACCGTCCCAATAAAGCCATTGTTTCACAAAATGAAATGGTGGACAGAATCAAAGCCGCCACCGATGCACGCCACGATGAAAACTTTGTCATTATGGCGCGTACCGATGCTTTGGCGGTGGAAGGGTTGGATGCCGCGATTGAACGCGCCCAAGCCTGCGTAGAAGCGGGCGCGGACATGATTTTTCCCGAAGCCATGACCGAGCTTTCCATGTACCAACGCTTTGCCGAAGCGGTTAAAGTGCCCGTATTGGCAAACATCACCGAATTTGGCGCCACGCCGCTTTACACCCAGCAGGAACTCGCCGACAACGGCGTGAAGCTGGTGTTGTACCCCCTGTCGTCTTTCCGCGCCGCCAGCAAAGCCGCGCTGAATGTATATCAAGCCATTTTGCGCGACGGCACACAGGCGAATGTGGTGGACACCATGCAGACCCGCGCCGAACTCTACGACTATCTCAATTATCACGATTTTGAAAACAAGCTAGACAAATTATTTAGTCAAAATAAGTGATTGAAATCGCCAACAGCGTGTTTTTTAAACAGACAAATATTTTTGAAAATGCGCTGTTGGTTTGTGTAAATATTTAATTTTCTAAGATATATATATTGGAATAAACTTGTACCCAAATCTGCAAATGTCAATAAAACTGTTTTGGATAAGGGGGATTGGTAAGTTTATGCTTAATTGGAAAAAAATATTTTTATTTCTTTCACTAACATTTTTTTTAACATCTTGTTCTGAAAAAAACTTACCTGACGGTGTGGGGCGGGTCATTTTAAAAAACGGTTATCCTTGTCTGTATTTAAACAATGGTCAGCCAATTGCACGCATGGGTTCAGATGTTCATGCTTTTATTCCCACCATGCCCGACGGCAGTAGCCGAGAACAATGCGTTTTATGGGAAGGTGGAAAAAAGTTATTAAAATATAATCAAGTAATTGATTCTGATTTGTGGGGCAAACAATCAGAAGACATTCATTTGGTTCAATTTTGTGTGGAAAATAAAAATAATATCATGCGTTTGGTGCAAACCAAAAGAAATGAACAAGGTCATGCTATTTGTACCGATTTGGCTTGGAAGCCAGTGAAATCTTATTTTGGTGTGTTTGCCGAAATTGAGCGTTTTTGGGATTGGCTGTTTAATTTGAACGGCTATACCAAAGAAGTATTTTAGCGATAATTGAGCAATAAACAATGGGGAAGTGATTGATGTATAAAATTATTTTTTCTATTGGGTTATTGTGTCTTTTTGGAAAAGTATATGCAGTATCATGGAATGAAGCTGAACCTTATCAAATTGGTATTGCTGTAAAAGAGGAACAGCCTTGCTTTTATTTACATGGTAATGTTGCCATTCATGGTGTTTCAATATATTCCGACTATGTAAAAGGTATTCACGAAAATCAAGGGTATAATTATATTGGAGGTTTTCTTTCGCCGGAAAATCAGAAAACTGGCTATGATGTTCAGCATTGTATTATCGTTGATGAAGTAAAGTTTGTATTGGATATCCCTTATGATGTCAATATCTGGGAAAAAGAACGACCTTCTTCTTTTTTTGCTCATAGCGAAAAATTTTGTATTAGGAAAAGAAAAAGGGATAATCAACTTTATATTTCTGAAGTTAAATATAATCAAGATAATAGTGGTTTAATTTGTAGTGAGAAGCCGTTAAGCGTTAAATATCAGCCCAAACCGAATCCGCAGTTTGAGCCTAATTGGTGGGAAAAAATTTGGTATTGGTTTTTTGATTTGTTTAATAAATAAAGTTTTAGTTCCTGTTCTACTCAAAGAAGTGTTTGAGCGATTTTCAGCTGGCTTGAAAATCAATATTTGTGTGTAAAAGCAGTAATTTATCTTTAGGAGCGCAAACCATGTCTGCCGAAACCCCAACCCCCACTTTCAAACCGAAAAAATCCGTTGCCCTGTCGGGCGTGGCTGCGGGCAATACCGCGCTGTGTACCGTCGGGCGCAGCGGCAACGATTTAAGCTATCGCGGCTACGATATTTTGGATTTGGCGAAACACTGCGAATTTGAAGAAGTGGCGCATTTGCTGATTCACGGTCATCTGCCTAATCAGTTTGAACTGGCTGCCTACAAGCAAAAACTGAAATCCCTGCGCGGTTTGCCGATTCGCGTGATTGAAGTGCTGGAAAGCCTGCCTGCCCACACACACCCGATGGACGTGATGCGTACGGGCGTGTCCATGCTCGGTTGCGTGCATCCCGAACGCGAAAGCCACCCGTCCAGTGAAGCCCGCGACATCGCCGACAAACTGATTGCCAGCTTGGGCAGTATGTTGTTGTATTGGTATCAGTATTCGCACAACGGCAAACGCATTAACGTGGAAAGCGAGGAAGACAGCATCGGCGGACATTTCCTGCACATGTTGCACGGCA is drawn from Conchiformibius steedae and contains these coding sequences:
- the yccS gene encoding YccS family putative transporter, which encodes MRTPAVSSKVIATLPVLLSTGTVSAFIYLDPRFTHWFSPLILGIISGGLVDLDNGLGGKVKNILFTLSAFAVASVSVQQTLHNPVWLAATLTALAFFFTLIGVAGLRYRTIAFGTLAVAIYTALISQAHIDERWYVNPALITGGALLYSGATVLTHILFPHRPVQENTAAAYEALSGYLAAKADFFDPDEAEHLEPQQIKLAMGNSQVINAFNLCRHSLFYRMRGQHRHPRTTRMLRYYFVAQDIHERISSSHVHYQAFAEQMRHSDLIYRIQRLLRLQAQACGEFAAALRDDSTYSYAAKLERATKGAEQSLKHYAEHADSRHIAPYRVQRLLDNIIHVSLQFSHLGRTDNETLGEGDRIRLSSPESGGIKGAWRMLKGQITPQSPVFRHAVRMAVTVLAACALLQFAPTINAYLLPENVEDHLNLGFWILLTGIFVCQPNYSATKKRLVQRIIGTVAGVAVGSLLPLLNPTMEIKLAVVIITTMLFFYFRTNKHSFSTFFITIQAIIGFSVMGYDVTVFLLPRIADTVVGALIAGAAVYWIWPDWKFLSLEKTGAQAVQANAGYLKAILNELQQYGLRDDITYRHARRLSHDRAAALSTTLSDMSGEPKKYGSRLQDAFLLLKINYSLISYISALGAYRNKMHGSLCEAEETFLQRFFPVAEQLVDAMSHIGTWDAEQFGEAQRHIQNGLADLREALSENEQQDDWQSQVLWQQLTMIAEVLPPYYDALHREIRAAEDAGQTSATQNNEPDTVPT
- a CDS encoding RNA-binding S4 domain-containing protein, giving the protein MSILVDLEGQEYIALCDLLKLAGVVNSGGHAKTVIAAGEVWRNGAVETRKTAKIRAGETVEYAGECIEVASGADGAS
- the thrB gene encoding homoserine kinase, with protein sequence MSVYTRVDDAQMQQLLEHYAIGRFQSLQGIAQGITNSNYFLHTDQGSYVLTLFEVLTQAELPFFLHLKQHLSQKGVACPAPVAQKNGRLDTEVAGKPACIVSRLNGRDTSFPTAAQCFHTGAMLAKMHLAGADFPEQMPNPRHAAWWNAAATQLLPLLDAEDAALLAEETAFLAQHPDHHLPQGIIHADLFKDNVLLDGDQVAGLIDFYYACNGSLVYDLAIALNDWARCADNTLDTELYQAFLQGYESVRPLTTAERDYLPTAHRAGCLRFWVSRLLDYHFPAEGEMTFIKDPNVFRDLLLTFKA
- the rpoH gene encoding RNA polymerase sigma factor RpoH: MANAFTLPVPSGHGSLDQYIHTVNNIPMLTAEEETSLAERQMKGDLEAAKQLILSHLRVVVSIARGYDGYGLNQADLIQEGNIGLMKAVKRFEPARGARLFSFAVHWIKAEIHEFILRNWRLVRVATTKPQRKLFFNLRSMRKSLNALSPKEAQEIADDLGVKLSEVLEMEQRMTGRDIGLLADNSDNDEDGGFAPIDWLADQDSQPDHQLAKQAHYALQTEGLQKALAQLDERSRRIVESRWLQDDGGLTLHELAAEYGVSAERIRQIEAKAMQKLRGFLAEEAENI
- a CDS encoding AMP-binding protein; this translates as MEKIWLNSYEDNIRAEIDVRRFTSIVDIFRQSCDKYGDKTAFYNMGKTLSYRETARLSADFAAYLQQVLKLERGARVAVMMPNVLQYPLAVFGILQAGMVVVNTNPLYTPRELEHQLNDSGAEAIIVLENFANTLELVLPRTQVKHVIIASIGEMFGLKGLLMNLVIRKVKKMVPDYQIPHAVTFKQALAQGAAHTLQAVEPTLDDLAFLQYTGGTTGVAKGAMLTHGNICANMLQAAEWIKNRLREGEETVITALPLYHILSLTVNLMIFFQAGGTNILITNPRDLPAFIAELKKHPTTVFVGLNTLFNALLNQKDFHSVDFSTWKLTLGGGMATQQAVAEKWFAATGTPIVEAYGLTEASPGVCVNPLNIEAYTGCIGLPIPNTDVEVRDGNGNPVAIGEAGELWVRGPQVMQGYWQRPEETAKVLKDGWLETGDIVTMNEQGWVKIVDRKKDLIVVSGFNVYPNEIEDVVASHPKVQETACIGVASDKTGEALKLFVVKKDETLTRDELIEYCRTQLTAYKVPRDIEFRDELPKSNVGKILRRELRHPN
- a CDS encoding adenine phosphoribosyltransferase; amino-acid sequence: MVFHPDVMGVSALAEKIRKIPNWPKEGILFHDITPVLQSPEYFRLLVDLFTYRYMGQKIDVVAGLDARGFIIGAALAYQLNVGFVPIRKKGKLPYDTISQTYSLEYGEATVEIHKDAIKTGARVLLVDDLVATGGTMMAGVELIRRLGGDVAEACAILEFADLPGAANIRAAGVPLFTLLQNDGSL
- the prpB gene encoding methylisocitrate lyase, translated to MTRYSAGAAFRRAVETNHPLAVGGCVNAYFARLATQSGFQAIYLSGGGVAACSCGIPDLGITAMEDVLIDARRITDNVDTPLLVDIDVGWGGAFNIARTIRAFEKAGVAAVHIEDQVAQKRCGHRPNKAIVSQNEMVDRIKAATDARHDENFVIMARTDALAVEGLDAAIERAQACVEAGADMIFPEAMTELSMYQRFAEAVKVPVLANITEFGATPLYTQQELADNGVKLVLYPLSSFRAASKAALNVYQAILRDGTQANVVDTMQTRAELYDYLNYHDFENKLDKLFSQNK
- a CDS encoding lipoprotein, whose protein sequence is MLNWKKIFLFLSLTFFLTSCSEKNLPDGVGRVILKNGYPCLYLNNGQPIARMGSDVHAFIPTMPDGSSREQCVLWEGGKKLLKYNQVIDSDLWGKQSEDIHLVQFCVENKNNIMRLVQTKRNEQGHAICTDLAWKPVKSYFGVFAEIERFWDWLFNLNGYTKEVF